In a genomic window of Thermosynechococcus sp. CL-1:
- the csaB gene encoding polysaccharide pyruvyl transferase CsaB, producing MSQVFLCGYYGYGNAGDEALLATLLEQLPPHVSPVVLSGNPTATAARYGVATCDRRQWPKVLRTLQQSQAFIWGGGSLIQDVTSWRSPLYYLGLMTLAQQFGCRTLAWAQGIGPVRSPLYRWWTRALLRRCLAVTVRDSGSAALLRQWGIPHQQGADPVWLMSARPVLPPKDKAPIAVCLRPHRHLTGDRWQLLKMALRQWQAETGVPLLLLPFQPQQDLPLAEDLYGALQPEQTQLVSCEDPREMKGLLATTAGAIAMRLHALIMAASVGCRCFALSYDPKVSYLMADTGMAGVELAALPPDPTALIHQWQHTFAAPVPDYQPYLQSAAVHKAVLNLL from the coding sequence ATGAGTCAAGTCTTTCTCTGTGGCTACTACGGCTATGGCAATGCCGGGGACGAAGCCCTCTTGGCAACGCTCCTCGAACAGTTGCCGCCCCACGTTTCACCGGTCGTCCTCAGCGGCAATCCTACAGCTACAGCAGCCCGCTATGGCGTTGCTACCTGCGATCGCCGCCAGTGGCCAAAGGTGCTGCGCACCCTACAACAGAGCCAAGCCTTCATTTGGGGTGGTGGGAGCCTCATTCAGGATGTCACCAGTTGGCGCAGCCCTCTCTATTACCTTGGTTTGATGACGCTGGCTCAACAGTTTGGCTGTCGCACCCTTGCCTGGGCACAGGGGATTGGACCAGTGCGATCGCCCCTCTATCGTTGGTGGACACGGGCACTTCTGCGGCGTTGTCTTGCAGTCACGGTGCGCGATTCCGGGTCAGCGGCTCTCTTGCGGCAGTGGGGCATTCCCCATCAACAGGGTGCCGATCCCGTGTGGCTGATGTCAGCCCGTCCTGTTCTACCTCCCAAGGACAAGGCGCCCATTGCTGTGTGTTTACGTCCCCATCGACACCTCACGGGCGATCGCTGGCAGCTTCTAAAAATGGCCTTGCGGCAGTGGCAGGCAGAGACGGGGGTACCGCTTTTGCTGTTGCCCTTTCAGCCCCAACAGGATTTGCCCTTGGCTGAGGATCTCTATGGGGCATTGCAGCCTGAGCAGACGCAACTTGTGTCCTGTGAGGATCCCCGCGAGATGAAGGGACTGTTGGCAACAACGGCGGGGGCGATCGCCATGCGCCTCCATGCCCTGATCATGGCGGCCAGTGTGGGTTGTCGCTGTTTTGCCCTCAGCTATGATCCCAAGGTGAGTTACCTCATGGCCGATACGGGTATGGCGGGGGTTGAACTAGCAGCATTGCCCCCTGACCCCACTGCCTTGATCCACCAATGGCAACACACCTTCGCAGCCCCCGTGCCCGACTATCAACCCTACCTGCAATCGGCTGCGGTTCACAAGGCAGTACTGAATCTCCTCTAG
- a CDS encoding heme A synthase — translation MLGPFHVSPLTLGSDPSVRRQWIFRLVLLMTVFTLFLMAVGSATRVMDAGLACPDWPLCFGTLVPQMDLQIFLEWFHRLLATSLGLMAIAFVGLSVAWRQALPPWVPSAAAAALCLVIVQGILGGLTVTELLRFEIVTAHLGTGLLFFCLLAAITVGFAPFRGTGSARWLRIAAVIGALCVYGQSLLGGLVSSQWAVHQCLYGDRLCVVLNSHLIGAVPATLSVLGVVIVAWRSPALASLLRQLSFSLLPVVALQVALGWSTLQLKLQVPALTVAHQMIGATLLGLLVAISTLAWRDCPSGSLKHKF, via the coding sequence GTGCTGGGGCCTTTTCATGTCTCACCCTTGACCCTAGGCAGTGATCCGAGTGTCCGTCGCCAGTGGATTTTTCGCCTCGTGCTGCTGATGACGGTCTTTACCCTCTTTTTGATGGCGGTGGGCAGTGCCACACGGGTGATGGATGCCGGTTTAGCCTGTCCCGATTGGCCGTTGTGCTTTGGCACGCTGGTACCGCAAATGGATTTGCAGATCTTCCTAGAGTGGTTTCACCGCCTGCTGGCCACCAGTTTAGGGCTGATGGCGATCGCCTTTGTAGGATTGAGTGTGGCTTGGCGGCAAGCTCTGCCCCCTTGGGTGCCCTCTGCTGCTGCGGCGGCACTGTGCCTTGTGATTGTGCAGGGGATTCTCGGTGGCCTGACGGTGACTGAGTTGCTGCGCTTTGAAATTGTTACCGCTCACCTGGGCACAGGACTGCTCTTCTTTTGCCTTTTGGCAGCCATCACCGTTGGTTTCGCTCCCTTTCGGGGTACGGGGAGCGCCCGTTGGTTGCGGATTGCCGCAGTGATTGGCGCGCTATGTGTCTATGGCCAAAGTTTGTTAGGGGGCTTGGTGTCTTCGCAGTGGGCAGTGCATCAGTGTCTCTATGGCGATCGCCTGTGTGTAGTCCTCAATAGCCATCTGATCGGTGCTGTCCCAGCTACCCTGAGTGTTTTAGGGGTAGTGATTGTCGCTTGGCGTAGCCCCGCCTTGGCCTCTCTCTTGCGCCAACTCAGTTTCTCACTCCTGCCAGTGGTGGCTCTGCAGGTGGCCTTGGGCTGGAGCACCCTACAACTAAAGCTACAGGTGCCGGCTCTCACCGTTGCCCATCAAATGATTGGCGCCACCCTCTTGGGGTTGTTGGTTGCCATTTCCACATTGGCGTGGCGCGATTGCCCATCCGGTTCCCTGAAGCATAAGTTTTGA
- a CDS encoding sirohydrochlorin chelatase: MMAYFLISHGSPAPEPQAAMAFLCQQLTRLGMVGWGTLEEEPLPNKIQEFSGQAQRQGAQRVVILPLFLLPGNHVVVDLPQAIAAAESVLPMQLLPFLGGQPLFQAWLQRAIADAAADILLGHGSRRPEVRPWFEELCQTCGVHPALLTEVGSLDHAIETRMAQGYTSSKIYGYFLFGGKTVDQVHSQLATLQVRYPHHAVSLVPAIQPTPALINVLQDILQAVPLVEPVP, translated from the coding sequence ATGATGGCCTACTTTCTCATTAGCCACGGCAGTCCTGCCCCTGAGCCACAGGCGGCCATGGCCTTTTTGTGTCAGCAACTCACCCGCCTAGGAATGGTGGGCTGGGGCACCCTTGAGGAAGAACCACTGCCTAACAAGATTCAGGAATTCAGTGGCCAAGCGCAACGCCAAGGTGCTCAGCGGGTAGTCATTTTACCCCTGTTTTTACTGCCGGGCAACCATGTGGTGGTGGATCTGCCGCAGGCGATCGCGGCAGCCGAGTCGGTGCTTCCCATGCAATTACTCCCCTTCTTGGGGGGACAGCCGCTTTTTCAAGCATGGTTACAACGGGCGATCGCTGATGCAGCCGCCGATATTCTCCTTGGCCACGGCAGTCGTCGGCCTGAAGTTCGCCCTTGGTTTGAGGAACTGTGTCAGACCTGTGGTGTGCATCCAGCGCTCCTGACTGAAGTGGGAAGTTTAGACCATGCCATTGAGACGCGGATGGCTCAGGGATATACCAGTAGCAAAATTTATGGCTACTTTCTCTTTGGCGGTAAAACCGTTGATCAGGTCCACAGCCAACTAGCGACATTGCAAGTCAGGTATCCCCACCACGCTGTTTCCTTGGTGCCAGCCATTCAACCCACCCCCGCCTTGATCAACGTTCTTCAAGACATTCTTCAGGCAGTGCCGCTAGTGGAGCCTGTCCCATGA
- the hisS gene encoding histidine--tRNA ligase: MGLQAPRGTRDILPAERVYWQYLETIARQILDRAAYREICTPIFEQTPLFERGIGEATDIVSKEMYTFSDRGQRSLTLRPEGTAGVVRAYIEHGLHSQGGVQRLWYLGPMFRYERPQSGRYRQFHQLGVEVLGSADPRADAEVIAVALDILQALGLKELTLMLNSVGDREDRSEYRQALVDYLTPYKAELDPDSQERLHRNPLRILDSKDPHTQAIVKEAPRLLDYLSPRSRNHFEQVQSLLQDLGIRYQINPALVRGLDYYTHTAFEFQDLRLGNEGTVCGGGRYDHLVEELGGPATPAIGWAMGLERLILLLRDRPLPPRDQPYLYMVTRGKAAERQGLILAQQLRHQGYTVEVDLSGSAFGKQVKRADRVGATVCLVIGESEATDRTVQVKWLTSGEQVLVPQQELLSENWRSRFSAPS, translated from the coding sequence ATGGGTTTGCAAGCACCACGGGGAACTCGCGATATTTTGCCCGCTGAGCGGGTCTATTGGCAGTATTTAGAAACCATTGCTCGCCAGATTTTAGATCGCGCTGCCTACCGCGAAATTTGCACTCCCATTTTTGAGCAAACCCCTTTGTTTGAGCGGGGCATTGGTGAAGCCACCGATATTGTCAGTAAGGAAATGTACACCTTTAGCGATCGCGGTCAACGGTCGCTGACGCTGCGGCCAGAGGGCACGGCGGGGGTGGTGCGCGCCTATATTGAACATGGTTTGCACAGCCAAGGGGGCGTCCAACGCCTGTGGTACCTAGGGCCCATGTTTCGCTACGAGCGGCCACAGTCCGGTCGCTATCGCCAGTTTCACCAGTTGGGGGTGGAAGTTTTAGGCAGTGCCGATCCCCGTGCCGATGCCGAAGTCATTGCTGTGGCTTTAGATATTTTGCAGGCCCTGGGATTGAAGGAGTTAACCCTGATGCTCAACTCCGTGGGCGATCGCGAGGATCGCAGTGAGTATCGTCAGGCCTTGGTGGATTACCTCACCCCCTACAAGGCAGAGTTAGACCCCGATTCCCAAGAACGCCTCCACCGCAATCCCCTGCGCATCCTCGATAGTAAAGACCCTCACACCCAAGCGATTGTTAAGGAAGCGCCGCGGCTGTTGGATTATCTCAGTCCGCGATCGCGCAACCATTTTGAGCAGGTGCAATCCCTCTTGCAGGATCTGGGCATCCGCTACCAGATAAATCCTGCCCTTGTGCGGGGCCTCGACTACTATACCCACACCGCCTTTGAATTTCAGGATTTGCGTTTGGGCAATGAGGGAACCGTCTGTGGAGGGGGGCGCTACGATCACCTTGTCGAGGAATTAGGGGGACCTGCCACCCCCGCCATTGGTTGGGCGATGGGACTGGAACGATTGATTTTACTCCTGCGCGATCGCCCGTTGCCGCCGCGCGATCAACCCTACCTTTATATGGTGACCCGTGGCAAAGCTGCCGAACGCCAAGGCCTGATTTTGGCACAGCAATTGCGGCATCAAGGTTACACCGTTGAGGTGGATCTCAGCGGCAGTGCCTTTGGTAAACAGGTCAAGCGCGCCGATCGCGTTGGTGCTACGGTGTGTCTGGTGATTGGCGAGAGTGAGGCTACAGATCGCACCGTGCAAGTGAAGTGGTTGACCTCTGGGGAGCAGGTCTTGGTACCGCAACAGGAACTCTTGAGTGAGAACTGGCGATCGCGCTTTTCTGCCCCATCATGA